GTTCCCCATGAAATTTTAATTCCTTTTTGGGAAAGTACATGGAGCCACACTAAGGTTGCTAGTGAACCAATTGGCGTAATTTTTGGTCCTAAATCCGAACCAACTACGTTAGCATAAACAAGCGCTTCTCTTAATACACCAGAAGTATTCGTTTCAGCAATGGCTAATGCATCAATCATTACGGTTGGCATATTATTCATAATCGATGACAGGAAAGCAGCTATAAAACCCATTCCAACTGTAGCAACGAATAATCCTTGTTCAGCCACAGTTTGAAGAACACTTGCGAGCGCAGAGGTCAGCCCGGCATTTCCCAATCCATATACGACGACATACATTCCAATTGAAAAAATAACGATATTCCACGGAGCGCCTTTAATAACTTTTTTCGTATTAACAGCGGCACTACGTCTGGCCATTATGATAAAGAATATAGCTATGGCCCCAGCAATAATAGATACTGGTAAATTTATGAATTCGCTACTAAAATAGCCAATTACTAATAATCCGAGAACATACCAAGAAAGGCGAAACATCTTTATATCGTTTATTGCTTCTTTCGGTTCCCTAAGTTTCGATAAATCATAATTCTTAGGGATACTTTTTCTAAAGTAGATTAGTAATACCGAAATGGTTGCAATTAGTGAAAATAAGTTCGGAATAATCATCCGCGAAGCATATTCAACAAATCCAATGCCAAAGAAGTCTGCAGAAACGATATTTACTAAGTTACTTACAATAAATGGTAATGAAGTTGTATCCGCAATAAATCCACTTGCCATAATAAAAGGGAATATCATTTTTTCTTTAAAATTCAAATTTCGCACCATTGCAAGAACAATCGGTGTTAGGATAAGTGCCGCTCCGTCATTCGCAAATAATGCTGCAACAACTGCACCTAAAATACTAATGTAAACAAACATTTTTATTCCATGACCTTTTGCTACCCGTGCCATGTGCAGTGCTGCCCATTCGAATAATCCAATCTCATCTAGTATTAAAGAAATAAGGATAATTGCGACAAAGGATAGCGTTGCATTCCATGTGATGTCAATTACTTCAAGAACATCACTGAATCCTACTACCCCTACTAATAAGGCAATTACAGCTCCACCCATTGCGGACCAGCCAATGTTTAAGCCCTTTGGCTGCCATATTACTAGTACTAGGGTTGCAATAAAAATTAATATTGCGAGTATAAGCGTTGTAGACAAAATAATACCTCCAATTTAACAACAAGAAATTCGTGTACCATTTTCTTCAAGTTCTTTTAATTTGTAATCTTGATTAGGTAATTGATCAAGAATAGGTTTAATAAATGAATAATATTCATTTTCCTTATCTACGGAGTAAAATATCCATTGCCCTTTTCTTTCTTCCTTAACCAATCCTAAGTCTTTCAACTTACGTAAATGCTGACTAATCGATGGCTGACTGACTTGAAATATTTCAACAAATTCACAGACACAACAAGCTTGATTATCAATTAATTTCATAATCGTTAATCTTGTTTTATCACCCAATAATTTTAAAATAACTGCAGCCTTTTCCATTTCAATGGTTGTTTGCAGCACATCATCTCCTCCTTATAATTTCATTACAACATTAGTATATAACTATTTGCTTATATATACAATAAAATATTTCATTAAAATGTGACATTTAAATAAATGTTTAATTAAACAAACCTGTATATACTTTGTAATAAATTTTATCGCTGGTCGAAAAGTTGGGCAGCTTCTGAAATTCTCGCAATCTGATAAAGTCAGTTTGAATATGACCACTTTAGCTAGAAATTCACCTATAGCTTTAGCAATTGCTATGACAGCATTTCAGGATCAACCTTTAATTGCTTTAACATTAGTATAGGCCCATTATTGGAATTACCTATACTAGCTATTATCACTCAGATTTTATTGTTTATCTCTATAGGTAAGACCGCATAAAAGAAAAAGAACACATCAGATTTTAGTTTATGATGTGTTCTTTCTTATTCTATCTTGTGTCTACATATTAGATAAATTGTTTTACATCTTCTTTAAAGATTCTCCTTTTAATTATCGGATATATTTTAAAGTAGTGAAAATAAAGCGTTGAATGTACCATTCTCAAACATGATATAAATCCCTAGCCCTATAAATACAATAGGGACAATCCAACGTTCATATTTCTCAATTTTTTCTGATACAAAATCCAAAGAAGCTAAGCGATAGCTGACATAACATAGAACCCCAACCATAATGAAAAAGACAATACTAGCAATAAGGATTTCAACCGCATTTAATGCTGTGAAATATGGTATATAAATAGAGAAGTCATCTGCACTGGAGGACAGCACAATAAATATAACCGTTAAATATAATTGATTAAAACGATTAGATGAAAATAAAGTTAAAATATTGCCTCCATCTTCATCCTCCTCACCCTTAATCCAAATCTTAATCCCCAGATAAAGCGGTATAAGCCCAAGAAGACCTAAAACCCATTGCTGAGGAATTAACCATGTAATACCTAGAGCGACTAAAAGACTTGCTGCTATAATAATTGCTGTACCTATGTATTGTCCTATCCATATATGTTTTGCTTGACCTTTTTTTATTTGCGAAAACAAGAGGGTCAATATAATAAGATAATCAATTCCTGTTGCTACATAAACTGCAGCTGATGTAAGTGCCGTTGTAATCATTTTTTCATCTCCAAGTTTTGGGGTAGGGCTTTTCAATGAGAAGAAAAGCCCTTAGATTATATGTTAATATTTATTTCTCTTTTACTCGCATAAGTCGTAAACCATTTAACGCAACTAAAAGAGTTGCTCCCATATCAGAAAGGATGGCAATCCAAAGTGTTAACCAACCGGGGATAACCAATAACAAAGCAATGAATTTGATAGCGAGTGCAAAGGTAATGTTTTGCTTAATTATGGTAAGAGCTTTTCGACTTAATTTAATGGAGAATGGAAGTTTTCTTAAATCGTCTCCCATTAAAGCAACGTCTGCCGTTTCTAGTGCTGTGTCTGTACCAGCCCCACCCATCGCAATTCCAACGGTAGAAGCAGCTAATGCAGGAGCATCATTGACACCATCTCCAACCATTGCTACGTTTCCGTATTTAGATCTCAATTTTTTGATAAATTCTAATTTGTCTTGTGGCAATAGTTCTGCCTGAATATCCGTTACCCCAACATGACCTCCAATAGCATCTGCCGTTCCTTTGTTGTCTCCCGTAAGCATAATGGTTTTTTTAATTCCAAGTTGATGTAACTTTTGAATAACTTCTTTACTTGATTCACGTACTTCATCAGCTACTGCAATGACAGCAAGTATTTCTTTTTCAGTTCCAACCACCATTGCAGTTTTACCTTGATTTTGAAGGGCTGTAACTAGTTGATCTTGTTCGTTATTAAAATCAACTGATAGATTCTCAAATAATTTTGGATTTCCAATGTAGTAAGTCGTACCGTTGATAGTCCCCTTAATTCCTTTTCCTGTGATAGAAGAGAAATCATCCACGATTACATGAGTGTAGGAAATGTTCTCCTCATCTGCTTTTTTCATAATAGCTGAAGCTAGAGGATGCCCGGAACGATATTCTAATGCAGTAATGATAGACAACATATCTTCTGCATTTACCTGATTGTTCAACATTTTAAAATCTGTTACAACTGGAACTCCTTTTGTAAGTGTACCCGTTTTATCAAAAGCTATTGCTTTTAAAGCACCCATTTCTTCTAGATAAATTCCGCCTTTGATAAGCACACCTTTTTTAGCTGCATTTCCAATTGCTGAAACAATAGAAATAGGAGTTGAAATAACTAATGCACAGGGACAACCAACGACCAATACTGCTAGCCCTTGATAAACCCAAGTTCCCCAGCTGCCACCAAATAATAATGGTGGTACTACAGCTACCAGCCCTGCGATAATCATAATAATAGGCGTATAATATTTTGCAAATTTATCTACAAACGCTTGAGAAGGCGCGCGTTCCCCTTGAGCTTCTTCAACAAGGTGAATGATTTTGGAAATTGTTGTATCTTCAACAAGCTTTGTTACTTTAACCTCAAGTATTCCCTCTTCGTTTAATGTACCTGCAAAAACTTCATCATCCACTGTTTTCTCAACTGGGACTGACTCGCCTGTAATAGTTGCTTGATTAACAGCCGAGTAGCCATTTACTACTACACCATCCATAGCAAGCTTTTGACCGGGTTTCACAATCATAATATCGCCAACAGCAATATCATCAACATGAATCATCATTTCTTGCCCATTTCTTCTAACAAGCGCCTCTTTCGGAGCAATATCCATTAAAGATCGAATTGATTGTCTTGCTCGGTCCATAGAGAAACGTTCTAAAGCTTCACTAATTGCAAAGAGAATAACAACAATTGCACCTTCTGCCCATTCTCCAATAATAGCTGCTCCAATAATAGCCACTGTCATAAGAGTTTTCATGTCAAATTCAAAATGTAGTAAGTTTTGAAACCCGACTTTAAAGAGTGAATATCCCCCAATAACGATGGCTGCTGCAAACAATAGGGAGGTAATAATATTTTCTTCCCCATTAACAAACTGAGAGATATAACCAAAAACGATTAATAAAGAAGCGTATAGTAATGTGCTGTGTTTTTTATAAAATGGCTCTTTCCCTTCTTTAACCTCTTGTTTCTCTTCCCTTAATGGTTTATCTGGAGCGACTTTAAGGTTTTCAAAAGCACCAGCTTTTTCTAATTCCTCGATAGTTGTATTCCCATATACCTCAATTTTAGATGCACCAAAATTTACTTTTGCATCATGAACCCCTGATAATTTTTTTACATTCTTTTCGAATTTACCCGCACAATTGGCACACGAAAAGCCTTCAACCCGATACACATTTTTATCCTGATGAACAACAATTGGTGTTTGCCGTTTTGGTTTTTCAGGCATTACTTTAAGATTTTCAAAAGCGCCAGCCCTTTCTAATTCTTCAACCGTTGCATCACCATATACGGATATTTTAGATGCACCGAAATTTACTTTTGCATCTTGCACATTGGGCAGTTTCTTAACATTTCTTTCAAATTTCCCTGCACAATTAGCACATGAAAAGCCTTGTACTCGGTAGGAAGTCATTTCCACTTCAGACCGTTCAGCTTGTTCAGACATTTACCTCCACCTCTTTCTTATGTGTTAATGCAATCATCATAATTTGTTTGATATGTTCGTCGTTTAATGAATAAAAGGAAAGCTTTCCTTCTTTTCTATAGTTGACAATCCTTTGCTTATAAAGTGTTCGTAAATGATGAGAAGCATTAGCAACTGTAACACCTAAGATATTAGCTATATCACAAACACATAGTTCATCTTCCCGACACAAAGCATAGGTGATTTTTGCTCTATTTTCGTCGGCAATTGCTTTTAACATCTGAGAAACACCTGAAATATCTGCTGTTTGTAGATCACCCTGTATTCGATTAACCTTTTCCTCGTCATAACAAAAAATTTCACAAGTATCTTTCTTATTCAAATCATCACCTCATTCAAGTATTTGCTTGATTATATAGTAACTTTTTTCAGTAAAACATTCAAGCATATACTTGAATGAAATAAAAAAGAAATGGGTTTTTTCCAAATCTAAAAAGTACTTCTTCAATTTCCCATTTAAGTCAAACAATCACATAAGGTCCCATTTCTCTTATCTAGTATTTCATTGTAATATCAGTATGAAGGAGGATTAGATATGGATATATCAAGAGTTGCAATTTATGCTCGTGTAAGCACAGAGGAACAGGTAAAAGAAGGTTTTAGTATAGCCGCGCAACTTCAAACACTTCGGCAATATGCTCAAATTTATAACTGGGAGGTGATTGATGAATATGTCGATGAAGGAATTAGTGGTAAATCCGTAAAAGGACGGCCTGAAATGAAGAGATTAATCAAAGATGTAGAAAATGAAAGATTTGATGCTGTAATAGTTTGGAAAATTTCTAGACTCTCAAGAAATATGCTAGAAACACTCATGATTCTAGATAAGTTTGAAAAATACAATGTGAAATTTATATCCTACTCGGAAAACTTTGATACCAGTAGTCCTATAGGTCGCTTAGTACTTCAAATTATGGCATCAATCGCTGAAATGGAGCGAAATACATTAGCAGAAAATGTAAAGCTTGGTATGAAACAGAGAGCCTTGGAAGGGAGATGGAACGGCGGAGTTGTATTTGGATATGACACTGTTAAGAAGGAGCTAGTTATCAATGAAAAGGAAGCTGAAGTAGTACAGTTAATCTATCATATGTATGCAAATGGCAAAGGGCTAAGAGCGATTTCTAACCACTTAAATAAAGCTGGATATAAAACCAAGCGTAATCGTTATTTCTCCATCAATGGAGTAGCACAAATCCTAGACAATGTAATATATAACGGTAAAATCAGTTGGCTAAAATTTGAAAATTGGGATTCCAAACGAAGAAAAGGGAAAAATCCAAATCCTATTCTTGTAGAAGGAAAACATGAACCTATTATTTCGGACGAACTATGGAGCGTTGTACGAGCAAGGAGAAAAAGTAAATCATTTAAGCAGCGTCAATCAAACGAACCATTTTTACTTAGTGGCCTTTTACGCTGTCCTGATTGTGGTCAAGGAATGGTTCCGTCAATTACAACACATACACGAAAAGATGGGACGAAACGAAAACATCGTTATTACGTCTGTAGCGATTTTCATAACAAAGGATCTGCTGCTTGTAAAGCTAATTCCATTAAGGCATATAAAGCAGAAGAAACGGTTATCAAGAAAATTGAACATTTTAGTTCTAATAAGAAGAGATTATATAAGACGATCACTGACATAAGTTCAAGTTCTGCTCATTCGATAAGTAAGCTTAACAAAGAATTAGAAAAGATTGAAATACGATTAAAAGAGATTGAACAATTACAGGCAAAGTATATGGATGCCTTTGAGAAAAACACTCTCCCTGTTGATATTCTACAAGAACGGTTACAAAAGGTCTCGAATGATAAAAGGGGGTTAGAACAAAAGAAAAATGAGATTATAATACAATTAGGATCTATCGATTCAAAAGTAATCCAACCAGATTTGATTGAAAATTTACTGAAAAAATTCTTATCAGTATATAGGAAGACATCTAGGGAAAATAAAAAACAATTACTTCAGTTGTTAATCGATAATATCTCAATCAAGCAAATAGATAAATCTAGAACCATAAAAAACATAGAACTTGAATTTGATTTTACTGAACTGAATATATCGAAAACCTTTATACTAATCCACTTGTTGTATCGAGAAACGGATAATGAACATACATTTTCAATACCCGCTTCCGATAAAGAATTACCACCTTATCTACAACAGTTTTTGCCTCTATTTGTGGTACGGTTCCCCCCGATTAATCCGAAAGCTCCGGTACACTTGCTCCAGGAGGATCAGGCGCATGAGCTGGTGGGGGAAGGTCATTTTTGAGAAGGAGAGAGTGTCGTCGGCTCGCTGGATGATGTCTTGGCTGAGGCCGAGGGAGCCGCCGATGATGAAGGCAATTTTGCTTTTGCCGTAGGTGGCGAGCTGGTCGAGCTGGCGGGCGAGCTCTTCGGATGTTTTCATGCTGCCTTCGATGGCGAGGGCGATGACGTGGGTGTCCGGGCTGAGCTTGGCGAGGATGCGTTCGCCTTCTTTCGTTTTGATTTGTTCCATTTCGGTTGGGCTGAGTTCTTCGGGTGCCTTTTCGTCGGCGACTTCGATGATTTGGACTTTGGCATAAGCGGACAGGCGTTTGGTGTATTCGGCGATGCCTTGCTTTAAGTATTTTTCTTTGAGTTTTCCTACGGTGATGATTGAGATATTCACAGGGTGTCCTCCTTTTACAAACAATTTACAAACAGGATATCCACAAAAGTTATCCACATATCAACAGAAGTTATCTGTTTTTTCTTACTTATCCACTGTTTTTTTCTTGGCTTGCTTGCTGCGGCTGTTTAGGGTTTTGGCAGCATTTTTCTTTTTCTTCCTTCTTATCTCCTCTTCTCTTTGCTGTCATTTAGGAAGAAAGCAGTGAATATTCCTGTTGTTGTTAAAATTAAACTTTCTTTAATATTCTCTTTACATCCTCCTGAAAGAATAGAAGCAGCAATGATTTGTTTAATAGGAGGAAGATTAGATGAAACAGGTGAAAAAGAAAACGATTCCTTGGATGCTGGCGGCCGGGATGGTCTTAAGTTCGGCTCCGATGATTCCTGAAGCGGCTCCGGCTGCGATGCTGGAGGAGAACTTTGAGGCCTCCGCTTCACTTCCTGCCGGCTGGAAAGTCGTGCAAGGACAGGCTGCTGTGCAAAACGGCAAGCTGACGCTGACGTCGCCTTCTACATCCCAACCGGCGCGCGTGCTTGTTCCGCTTGCGGAAGAAGCCGGCGATTATGTCATTGAAGCCGATATGACGTTTTTGTCGGCTGTGGAGGATTCTCGCTGGGCATCTGTGATGTACCGCGTTCAAGAGGACAACTATCCGTATTACCAATTTGCAGTCCGCCGCAATGCCGCAGCCATGAACGGCTTGGAGTTTGCTATGCGCAATCAGAACAATCAATGGGAGGTGCTTGATAAAACGTTTTATTCCGAGCCGTTTGCCTTTCAACAGACATACCGTTTAAAAATTGTCGCAAAAGGCAGCCGCGTGCAGCAATATGTCAACGGTCAGCTGGTGATTGATACGGATATGGCTTCCGCTTACCAAAAGGGCAGTATTGGCTTTCAAGCGGCCGGAACGACGGTGCAGTTCGACAATGTGCGCGTGACTTCCCAGGAGGCTGAATTGCCGCCGCTTGCGCAATCCGGCGCCTTCCTGCCTAAGGAGGCGGAGACGAATATTTTAAATGCGCCGACGATTTTATCCTCCGCTGCCACGCCGCAAGCGGTCGATTCACTGGCGGGAACCGGCATTTCCTCCATGGTTATGAAGACAAACAGCCGCTTGATGGTCAATGGTACGCCGCTAAAAACTATGCTTGACAAAATGAAAGGAAAAATGATTCCCGTCATTCAATTGGAAGAGAAAGCAGCCGTGCAACCGCTCGCCTCGCTCTTAAAAGAGATGGCGATTCAGGATGTGCATCTGGCTTCCTCGGATCCGGCGCTCATCGACCAAGTCAAACAGGAGATTCCCTCCGCAAGAGGCGCAGTCATATATGACCGCCAATCGCTGAATAAGCATGACATCAGCCGTTTTATTCGGGAGATTCACAAGCACAACGCAAAAGTGGCGATTCTTCCGCAAAAGCTGCTTTCGGCCGATCTCGTTCACACCTTCCATAGCCGCACCGTGTCCGTTTGGGGAGTGGCAGGTCCGCAGGAAGCGGATGCCCATCAGCTGATTCACGCGGGGGTCGATGGCATCATCGCACAAGAGACAGCGCCTGTCGTGAAAGCGTTCAGCCAATATCCGAAAAATACGCTCGTCCAGCGGCCGATTGTCGCCGCTCATCGCGGAATTCCTTCTCTTGCCCCGGAAAACACGATGGCCGGCTATCAGAAAGCCTATGAACTGGGCGCTGATTTAATTGAGACGGATCTGCAGCGCACAAAGGACGGCCAATTAGTCATCATGCATGATGCTTCTGTTGATCGGACAACGAACGGCACGGGAAAGGTGTCCGAAATGACGTTTGAAGAAATACGCCAGCTTGATGCCGGCATCAAGTTCGGTCCCGAGTTTGCCGGAGAGAAAGTGCCTTCTTTCCGCGAATATTTGCAAGCCTTTAAAGGAACAGACGCCGTTCTGCTCGTGGAACTGAAAGCTGCGGGAATCGAAGAGCAAACCATCAAGGAGATTGAAGAAGAAGGCATGACCGATCAAGTGCTGATCCAAAGCTTCGATTTTGACAGCGTGAAAAAATCGGATGCCCTCAAGCCGGAAATCGGCACGGGCTTCCTGTACTCATCATCTCCCGCAGGTTCAGCGGACGCCCGCTTGAAAAATGCCCGGCAAATGCTCAATAGCGCTGCCCGCATGAATGCAACGCTTAACTCCAGCTACGGCAGCTTGTCACAGGAATTCATCACCTATATGCGCCAGCGGGGAATGATCAACCTGCATTGGACGTTCCGCAAAGAAGAGGCGCTCAAAGAACAGATGCTTAAAGGGATGATCGGACCGATCACGGACTATACGCAATGGCTCAACGCCGCCCCCGTCCGCTTGGAAACGCCGATTAAGAAGCGCAATTTAAAAGTCGGAGCGAAAGCGCAGATTCAAGCCAAGGCATTTGTAAACTACCGCACACAGAAAAAAGAGACGATTGAAACAAGCTTATATGCGCCGGACAATCAGCAGGTAGTCGCAATTGAAGGAAACACCATTGAAGCGATCGCTCCCGGAACAGCCCAAGTATTTGTGCAACATACCTTTCACATGCTGGGACAAGAGTGGCGTTTAGTGTCTGAACCGATTGAAATCACGGTTAAATAAACGTACAGAGACTGGTCTGCCAAGGCCAGTCCTCTTTATTTAATGAAAGGTAATGATTTCTCCTTAAAGTTATCCACATATCCACAAGAGCTATCCACATCTTGTAGGCGAATATTAGTTCTCCACCATATATTCTGCTTCCTTTCGACAGTATTCACAGGCTGTGGACATTTTTTCTTCCTCTTTCAGCTTGCGCAGCACTGGAAAGGTCTCGTACTCGTCAACAATGACATCCAGCGCTAGTTCAACATGGTCATTACAGCAATAAATCATGCAGCCAACCTCCTTTATACATCCTTTATCTTGCATGTAAGCTGTTCTAACATAGCCTACAGTGGGAAAATATAATGCCCCGTTCGTTCAGGCCAGCACAAGGTCGGTCACAAAGACGCAGCAGGTCGTTGCAAAGACGGCCTTCGTTCTTCTTTTCAACAGCGGAAGCCCGCTGATTAAAGCTTCACTTTGTTTTTACATTTTACCATAGGAAAACGCAGAAAAGCATATCCGCTTTTCTGCGTTTTCTTGCTTACAGCATGCCCTCGGAGGACAATGTCATCGTTGTCTTTTGTTTTTGCCCGTCGCGATAGAAGATAACCTCCACTTTGTCGCCGATCTTTTTGTGCGTGTACATGTATTTGCGGAGAGCCAAAATGTCGGTGATTTTCTCATTGTCCAACTGAACAATGACATCCAGCTCCTGCAAGCCGGCTTTAGATGCAGGTGTGCCCGGCATAACGGCTTCAATCATCGCACCATCCTTCACATTTGCCGGCAGCTTCAATGTCTCCTGCTGGTGGTAAGCCGGGATTTCATTGACGTTTCTTAGCGTCACGCCCATGGCCGGACGCTTCACCTTGCCATATTTCTCAAGGTTGCCGATAATCGGCTCGGCATAATTGATCGGAATCGACAAGCCGATGCCCTCGATCGATTGTTCAGCAATCTTCATGGAATTGATGCCGATCACTTGGCCTGAGATATTCACGAGCGCTCCCCCGCTGTTTCCCGGGTTAATGGCCGCATCTGTCTGCAGAACCTCCGCCTGCCAATCGACCATCCCGTCTTTATTAATATCTACCGGCACCGCTCGTTCCAGCCCGGAAATAACCCCCTGTGTCACGGAGCCGGAAAACTCAAGTCCCAGCGGGTTGCCGATGGCAATAACCGGCTCACCGGCTTTCAGCGCGTCAGAATCGCCGAACTCCGCGACATCAGTGATTTTGCTGCTGTCAACTTCCACAACGGCCAAGTCTGTCCACATATCCCCGCCGCGCACCTTTGCCGGTATCTTCGTGCCGTCCGCAAGCGATACTTCCAGCTGCTGAGCGCCCTCCACTACGTGATAGTTGGTGACGATATACGCTTTATCACCTGTTTTTTTATAAATAACGCCTGATCCAGTTCCAGCTGGCTGGGCGGCTTCTCCTTCCCA
The Bacillus xiapuensis DNA segment above includes these coding regions:
- a CDS encoding S1C family serine protease, encoding MGYYDEDRTGRQQRSSKKSGYFLSSLVGLIVGALLVLIALPKLADYNLLPAAGNQVEVEQNQKPVGKKVSLDITTDVTKAVNKAKNTVVGITNIQSGSFWEGEAAQPAGTGSGVIYKKTGDKAYIVTNYHVVEGAQQLEVSLADGTKIPAKVRGGDMWTDLAVVEVDSSKITDVAEFGDSDALKAGEPVIAIGNPLGLEFSGSVTQGVISGLERAVPVDINKDGMVDWQAEVLQTDAAINPGNSGGALVNISGQVIGINSMKIAEQSIEGIGLSIPINYAEPIIGNLEKYGKVKRPAMGVTLRNVNEIPAYHQQETLKLPANVKDGAMIEAVMPGTPASKAGLQELDVIVQLDNEKITDILALRKYMYTHKKIGDKVEVIFYRDGQKQKTTMTLSSEGML